The following are from one region of the Megachile rotundata isolate GNS110a chromosome 15, iyMegRotu1, whole genome shotgun sequence genome:
- the CPR1 gene encoding cuticular protein 1 encodes MAFKFIAFTVLVAAANAGILREAAPLSYAPAAPLTYAHAAPLAYSAPVAVAAAPVAKAVVAAPVAKAVDADYDPHPQYSYAYDVHDSLTGDAKSQQETRDGDVVQGSYSLLEADGTKRIVDYTADPVNGFNAVVRKEAAAAPLVAAAPVAKIAAAPVAYAAPVAKIATAPVAYAAPVAKIAAAPAVTYAAPIAKYAAAPVAYAAPATAYIH; translated from the exons ATGGCCTTCAAG TTTATCGCATTCACCGTGTTGGTAGCAGCCGCCAACGCCGGAATTTTACGGGAAGCTGCTCCGTTATCTTATGCTCCCGCTGCTCCCTTAACTTATGCGCACGCCGCTCCATTGGCTTACTCCGCGCCAGTCGCAGTAGCAGCGGCTCCCGTAGCTAAGGCGGTAGTGGCGGCTCCCGTGGCTAAAGCAGTAGATGCTGACTACGACCCCCATCCCCAATACAGCTATGCCTATGACGTACACGACAGTCTGACCGGTGATGCTAAGAGCCAGCAAGAAACCCGTGACGGAGACGTAGTTCAAGGCAGCTATTCTCTTCTCGAGGCTGACGGAACCAAACGCATCGTCGACTACACTGCTGACCCCGTTAATGGATTCAATGCCGTCGTTCGCAAAGAAGCTGCTGCTGCTCCCCTAGTCGCCGCTGCACCAGTAGCCAAAATCGCCGCTGCTCCAGTTGCCTATGCTGCCCCCGTTGCCAAGATCGCCACTGCCCCAGTTGCTTACGCTGCTCCAGTAGCTAAAATTGCCGCTGCTCCAGCTGTAACGTACGCTGCCCCCATCGCTAAATATGCCGCCGCTCCTGTTGCTTATGCTGCCCCAGCCACGGCCTACATCCACTGA
- the CPR2 gene encoding cuticular protein 2: MVFKFIAFIAFVAAANAGILRQGTLTYAPAAPLAYTHAAPLAYSAPVAVAAPVAKTVVAKTVDADYDPHPQYSYAYDVHDSLTGDAKSQQESRDGDVVQGSYSLIEADGTRRTVDYTADPVNGFNAVVRKEPATVAVKAVAPAAPLTYAASAPVLAAPVAKYAAPIAHAPVYTTKVAAPVAVAHAAPVAVAHAAPVAVAHAAPIAYSAHPPTFAKYAAAPALTYAAPTHYL, translated from the exons ATGGTGTTCAAG TTCATTGCCTTCATCGCCTTCGTGGCCGCCGCCAATGCCGGAATTTTGCGTCAGGGTACACTAACCTATGCCCCCGCAGCTCCATTAGCGTACACTCATGCCGCACCGTTGGCGTACTCTGCACCAGTGGCAGTCGCAGCTCCCGTAGCTAAGACGGTGGTAGCTAAAACAGTGGATGCCGACTACGACCCTCATCCCCAATACAGCTACGCTTACGATGTACACGATAGCTTAACTGGTGATGCTAAGAGCCAGCAAGAGTCCCGTGATGGAGATGTAGTGCAGGGTAGCTATTCTCTCATCGAGGCTGATGGAACCAGACGAACAGTTGACTACACCGCTGATCCAGTCAATGGATTCAATGCAGTGGTCCGCAAGGAACCAGCCACTGTCGCCGTGAAAGCTGTTGCCCCTGCTGCACCCCTGACCTACGCTGCTTCTGCGCCAGTTCTTGCTGCTCCAGTTGCGAAGTACGCCGCCCCCATAGCACATGCTCCAGTATACACCACGAAAGTTGCTGCCCCAGTTGCCGTTGCCCATGCTGCCCCAGTCGCTGTTGCCCATGCTGCTCCAGTCGCTGTTGCCCATGCTGCACCTATCGCTTACTCTGCTCACCCTCCTACTTTTGCCAAGTACGCTGCTGCACCAGCCCTGACCTACGCTGCCCCAACGCACTATTTGTAA